From the Quercus lobata isolate SW786 chromosome 6, ValleyOak3.0 Primary Assembly, whole genome shotgun sequence genome, one window contains:
- the LOC115994608 gene encoding uncharacterized protein LOC115994608 — protein sequence MNPEKESENEKSSSENAAPLWKYVTRLEKASVGGGNVSFRCNYCEKIFKGSYSRVKAHLLKLPKFGIQACAKVGDEYQNEMQKLEDAFEESSRRLKKPKLVSLPTDSPTSPNLDSRESSTATSHPFFQKKKGVGIGNSPLERAFNNQCREQLDCLIARTFYSAGLPFHFAKNPYWIEMIKFAANNNLAGYVPPGYNKLRTTLLQKEKAHIEKLLRAIKDTWKEKGLSIVSDGWTDVQKRPLINFMATSQKGPIFIKSIDGTKEYKDKHFIADLFLKVVGEVGPQHVVQIITDNASVMKAAGSIVEAEYPHIFWSPCVVHTLNLALKNICAPKYSLQNENAYNECNWIAQVSDEATFIRIFITNHSMRLAIFNSYSPLKLLAVAETRFASIIIMLKRLFQVKQNLRNMVVSEEWMSYREDDVGKAQTVRDYILNDLWWDKVEYILRFTEPIYEMLRVADTDAPILHKVYEMWDSMIENVKKEIYQHEGKEDYEESPFYDVVHNILIERWTKNCTPLHCLAHSLNPKYYTIKWIEEVRGRVAPHKDAEISVERNKCLKRIFPDPDDRQKVNVEFGLFNSLQVYDEDNMEDKWNYNPMLWWSTYGSTLPILQTLALKLLEQPCSSSCAERNWSTYGFIHSMRRNRITPKRAEDLVFVHSNLRLLSRRRPEYNSGESKKWDIGGDNWDEPFGGPGLLEVAYLTLDEPEMETSIVENNDYVDDDDVVVL from the exons ATGAATCCTGAAAAAGAAAGTGAGAATGAGAAATCATCTTCTGAGAATGCTGCTCCTCTATGGAAATATGTTACTAGATTAGAAAAAGCAAGTGTTGGTGGTGGGAATGTTTCTTTTAGATGTaactattgtgaaaaaatttttaAGGGGTCTTATTCAAGGGTGAAGGCACACTTGTTAAAATTGCCTAAGTTTGGAATACAAGCATGTGCCAAGGTTGGAGATGAGTATCAAAATGAAATGCAGAAATTAGAAGATGCATTTGAGGAATCTTCGCGTAGATTGAAGAAGCCTAAGTTAGTGTCTTTACCAACTGATTCTCCTACTAGTCCTAATTTGGATAGTAGGGAGAGTAGTACAGCTACAAGTCAtccatttttccaaaaaaaaaaaggggttgggATTGGGAATTCTCCTTTGGAGAGGGCTTTTAACAATCAATGTCGAGAGCAATTAGATTGTCTTATTGCTAGGACATTTTACTCTGCTGGCTTACCCTTTCACTTTGCTAAGAACCCGTATTGGATTgagatgatcaagtttgcaGCTAATAATAATTTAGCGGGCTATGTTCCTCCGGGTTACAATAAATTAAGAACAACTTTGTTGCAAAAAGAGAAGGCACATATTGAGAAGTTGTTGAGGGCAATTAAAGACACTTGGAAAGAAAAGGGTTTAAGCATTGTAAGTGATGGGTGGACAGATGTACAAAAAAGGCCACTTATCAATTTTATGGCTACATCACAGAAAGGGCCAATTTTTATCAAATCCATTGATGGTACCAAAGAGTACAAAGACAAGCACTTCATTGCTGACTTGTTTTTAAAGGTTGTTGGTGAGGTTGGGCCTCAACATGTTGTCCAAATTATTACTGATAATGCGTCTGTTATGAAGGCTGCAGGATCTATTGTTGAAGCTGAATATCCTCATATATTTTGGTCACCTTGTGTTGTGCATACTCTCAATTTGgctttgaagaatatttgtGCACCTAAGTACTCTTTGCAGAATGAGAATGCATATAATGAATGTAACTGGATTGCACAAGTTTCAGATGAGGCAACTTTCATTCGTATTTTCATCACAAATCATTCTATGAGATTAGcaatttttaattcatattcTCCTTTGAAGTTACTTGCTGTTGCTGAAACACGATTTGCTTCAATAATTATCATGCTTAAAAGATTgtttcaagtaaaacaaaatcttCGAAATATGGTTGTTAGTGAGGAATGGATGTCATATAGAGAAGATGATGTAGGAAAAGCTCAAACTGTGAGGGATTATATTTTGAATGATTTGTGGTGGGACAAGGTTGAATACATTCTAAGATTCACAGAACCTATTTATGAGATGCTTCGAGTGGCTGACACGGATGCACCTATTCTCCATAAGGTGTATGaaatgtgggattccatgatagaaaatgtgaagaaagaaatataCCAACATGAAGGCAAGGAAGACTATGAGGAGTCTCCATTCTATGATGTGGTACACAATATACTTATTGAACGGTGGACTAAAAATTGCACACCACTTCATTGCCTAGCCCACTCCTTGAATCCAAA GTATTATACTATTAAATGGATTGAGGAAGTTAGAGGCCGTGTTGCACCACATAAGGATGCTGAAATTTCAGTGGAGAGAAACAAGTGTCTCAAAAGGATCTTTCCTGATCCTGATGATAGGCAAAAAGTTAATGTGGAGTTTGGTTTGTTTAACTCATTACAGGTTTATGATGAGGATAACATGGAGGATAAGTGGAACTACAATCCAATGCTTTGGTGGTCAACTTATGGGTCTACTTTACCAATACTTCAAACTTTAGCTCTAAAACTTCTTGAACAGCCTTGCTCATCATCATGTGCTGAGAGGAATTGGAGTACCTATGGCTTCATCCATTCTATGAGGAGGAATAGAATTACTCCTAAACGTGCTGAAGATTTAGTGTTTGTTCATTCTAATCTTCGACTTCTTTCAAGGAGGAGGCCCGAGTACAATAGTGGAGAATCTAAGAAGTGGGACATTGGTGGAGATAATTGGGATGAGCCATTTGGAGGACCTGGGTTGCTTGAGGTTGCTTATCTCACACTAGATGAGCCAGAGATGGAGACAAGTATTGTTGAGAACAATGAttatgttgatgatgatgatgttgttgttcTTTGA
- the LOC115995245 gene encoding protein TIFY 4B isoform X2, with protein sequence MNAATTTYGSILEKPLKQLTEEDISQLTREDCRKYLKDKGMRRPSWNKSQAIQQVISLKALLEPCDDDDVSATHNLRRRVVPPQSQPGHGTSNSVDSVEEPSPDVQVSVSAEEPHGRMDPPKLGPSGELPCVDTDNNAISPRSPCATNGAVGQMTIFYCGKVNVYEGVPPDKAQAIMNLAASPVHLPQDDTIGRPGGLWSFPYHLPAPNDKDHLIPPSTTISQMMQTEKMTEYSQQYREKGNITRDPEGQANRKVSLQRYLEKRKDRGRLKSKKSTGLPSSSLEMYLNHQVRTNTPNGNSSRSSTSSPPQHGLPPALSNSSNNQPKSAGLAVDLNDKDAQEC encoded by the exons ATGAACGCCGCCACGACGACGTACGGGTCTATACTGGAGAAACCCCTAAAGCAGCTGACTGAGGAAGACATTTCTCAGCTCACCCGCGAGGATTGCCGCAAATATCTCAAAGACAaag GAATGCGAAGGCCGTCGTGGAACAAATCGCAGGCGATCCAACAAGTGATTTCCCTTAAAGCTCTCCTTGAACCTTGCGACGACGACGACGTTTCCGCCACTCATAACCTTCGGAGGAGGGTTGTTCCTCCTCAATCGCAACCCGGCCAC GGGACTTCGAATTCGGTTGATTCGGTTGAGGAACCAAGTCCGGATGTCCAGGTTTCGGTATCGGCGGAAGAGCCACATGGGAGAATGGATCCTCCGAAATTGGGTCCTTCAGGAGAGCTACCCTGTGTCGACACTGATAACAATGCCATTAGTCCAAg GAGTCCATGTGCAACAAATGGAGCAGTGGGTCAAATGACAATTTTCTACTGTGGCAAGGTGAACGTGTATGAGGGAGTGCCCCCTGATAAG GCACAGGCAATCATGAACCTAGCAGCAAGTCCAGTTCATTTGCCTCAGGATGATACAATTGGTAGACCTGGAGGTCTTTGGTCCTTTCCATACCATTTACCAGCACCAAATGATAAAGATCACCTTATTCCTCCTAGTACCACAATCTCGCAGATGATGCAAACGG AGAAGATGACAGAATATTCTCAGCAGTATAGGGAGAAAGGGAACATTACTCGTGACCCTG AGGGTCAGGCAAACCGAAAAGTCTCGCTGCAGAGATATCTTGAAAAGCGGAAAGACAG GGGAAGATTAAAGAGCAAGAAAAGTACAGGACTGCCTTCTTCAAGCTTGGAGATGTATTTGAACCATCAAGTGAGGACAAACACCCCAAATGGAAATTCAAGCCGGAGTAGCACTAGCTCTCCACCCCAGCACGGACTACCACCAGCCTTGAGTAACTCTAGCAACAATCAGCCAAAGAGTGCTGGTCTTGCTGTTGATCTCAATGACAAAG ATGCTCAAGAATGCTGA
- the LOC115995245 gene encoding protein TIFY 4B isoform X1 has protein sequence MNAATTTYGSILEKPLKQLTEEDISQLTREDCRKYLKDKGMRRPSWNKSQAIQQVISLKALLEPCDDDDVSATHNLRRRVVPPQSQPGHGTSNSVDSVEEPSPDVQVSVSAEEPHGRMDPPKLGPSGELPCVDTDNNAISPRSPCATNGAVGQMTIFYCGKVNVYEGVPPDKAQAIMNLAASPVHLPQDDTIGRPGGLWSFPYHLPAPNDKDHLIPPSTTISQMMQTEKMTEYSQQYREKGNITRDPDVEGQANRKVSLQRYLEKRKDRGRLKSKKSTGLPSSSLEMYLNHQVRTNTPNGNSSRSSTSSPPQHGLPPALSNSSNNQPKSAGLAVDLNDKDAQEC, from the exons ATGAACGCCGCCACGACGACGTACGGGTCTATACTGGAGAAACCCCTAAAGCAGCTGACTGAGGAAGACATTTCTCAGCTCACCCGCGAGGATTGCCGCAAATATCTCAAAGACAaag GAATGCGAAGGCCGTCGTGGAACAAATCGCAGGCGATCCAACAAGTGATTTCCCTTAAAGCTCTCCTTGAACCTTGCGACGACGACGACGTTTCCGCCACTCATAACCTTCGGAGGAGGGTTGTTCCTCCTCAATCGCAACCCGGCCAC GGGACTTCGAATTCGGTTGATTCGGTTGAGGAACCAAGTCCGGATGTCCAGGTTTCGGTATCGGCGGAAGAGCCACATGGGAGAATGGATCCTCCGAAATTGGGTCCTTCAGGAGAGCTACCCTGTGTCGACACTGATAACAATGCCATTAGTCCAAg GAGTCCATGTGCAACAAATGGAGCAGTGGGTCAAATGACAATTTTCTACTGTGGCAAGGTGAACGTGTATGAGGGAGTGCCCCCTGATAAG GCACAGGCAATCATGAACCTAGCAGCAAGTCCAGTTCATTTGCCTCAGGATGATACAATTGGTAGACCTGGAGGTCTTTGGTCCTTTCCATACCATTTACCAGCACCAAATGATAAAGATCACCTTATTCCTCCTAGTACCACAATCTCGCAGATGATGCAAACGG AGAAGATGACAGAATATTCTCAGCAGTATAGGGAGAAAGGGAACATTACTCGTGACCCTG ATGTAGAGGGTCAGGCAAACCGAAAAGTCTCGCTGCAGAGATATCTTGAAAAGCGGAAAGACAG GGGAAGATTAAAGAGCAAGAAAAGTACAGGACTGCCTTCTTCAAGCTTGGAGATGTATTTGAACCATCAAGTGAGGACAAACACCCCAAATGGAAATTCAAGCCGGAGTAGCACTAGCTCTCCACCCCAGCACGGACTACCACCAGCCTTGAGTAACTCTAGCAACAATCAGCCAAAGAGTGCTGGTCTTGCTGTTGATCTCAATGACAAAG ATGCTCAAGAATGCTGA
- the LOC115995245 gene encoding protein TIFY 4B isoform X4, with product MNAATTTYGSILEKPLKQLTEEDISQLTREDCRKYLKDKGMRRPSWNKSQAIQQVISLKALLEPCDDDDVSATHNLRRRVVPPQSQPGHGTSNSVDSVEEPSPDVQVSVSAEEPHGRMDPPKLGPSGELPCVDTDNNAISPRSPCATNGAVGQMTIFYCGKVNVYEGVPPDKAQAIMNLAASPVHLPQDDTIGRPGGLWSFPYHLPAPNDKDHLIPPSTTISQMMQTEKMTEYSQQYREKGNITRDPEGQANRKVSLQRYLEKRKDRLKSKKSTGLPSSSLEMYLNHQVRTNTPNGNSSRSSTSSPPQHGLPPALSNSSNNQPKSAGLAVDLNDKDAQEC from the exons ATGAACGCCGCCACGACGACGTACGGGTCTATACTGGAGAAACCCCTAAAGCAGCTGACTGAGGAAGACATTTCTCAGCTCACCCGCGAGGATTGCCGCAAATATCTCAAAGACAaag GAATGCGAAGGCCGTCGTGGAACAAATCGCAGGCGATCCAACAAGTGATTTCCCTTAAAGCTCTCCTTGAACCTTGCGACGACGACGACGTTTCCGCCACTCATAACCTTCGGAGGAGGGTTGTTCCTCCTCAATCGCAACCCGGCCAC GGGACTTCGAATTCGGTTGATTCGGTTGAGGAACCAAGTCCGGATGTCCAGGTTTCGGTATCGGCGGAAGAGCCACATGGGAGAATGGATCCTCCGAAATTGGGTCCTTCAGGAGAGCTACCCTGTGTCGACACTGATAACAATGCCATTAGTCCAAg GAGTCCATGTGCAACAAATGGAGCAGTGGGTCAAATGACAATTTTCTACTGTGGCAAGGTGAACGTGTATGAGGGAGTGCCCCCTGATAAG GCACAGGCAATCATGAACCTAGCAGCAAGTCCAGTTCATTTGCCTCAGGATGATACAATTGGTAGACCTGGAGGTCTTTGGTCCTTTCCATACCATTTACCAGCACCAAATGATAAAGATCACCTTATTCCTCCTAGTACCACAATCTCGCAGATGATGCAAACGG AGAAGATGACAGAATATTCTCAGCAGTATAGGGAGAAAGGGAACATTACTCGTGACCCTG AGGGTCAGGCAAACCGAAAAGTCTCGCTGCAGAGATATCTTGAAAAGCGGAAAGACAG ATTAAAGAGCAAGAAAAGTACAGGACTGCCTTCTTCAAGCTTGGAGATGTATTTGAACCATCAAGTGAGGACAAACACCCCAAATGGAAATTCAAGCCGGAGTAGCACTAGCTCTCCACCCCAGCACGGACTACCACCAGCCTTGAGTAACTCTAGCAACAATCAGCCAAAGAGTGCTGGTCTTGCTGTTGATCTCAATGACAAAG ATGCTCAAGAATGCTGA
- the LOC115995245 gene encoding protein TIFY 4B isoform X3 encodes MNAATTTYGSILEKPLKQLTEEDISQLTREDCRKYLKDKGMRRPSWNKSQAIQQVISLKALLEPCDDDDVSATHNLRRRVVPPQSQPGHGTSNSVDSVEEPSPDVQVSVSAEEPHGRMDPPKLGPSGELPCVDTDNNAISPRSPCATNGAVGQMTIFYCGKVNVYEGVPPDKAQAIMNLAASPVHLPQDDTIGRPGGLWSFPYHLPAPNDKDHLIPPSTTISQMMQTEKMTEYSQQYREKGNITRDPDVEGQANRKVSLQRYLEKRKDRLKSKKSTGLPSSSLEMYLNHQVRTNTPNGNSSRSSTSSPPQHGLPPALSNSSNNQPKSAGLAVDLNDKDAQEC; translated from the exons ATGAACGCCGCCACGACGACGTACGGGTCTATACTGGAGAAACCCCTAAAGCAGCTGACTGAGGAAGACATTTCTCAGCTCACCCGCGAGGATTGCCGCAAATATCTCAAAGACAaag GAATGCGAAGGCCGTCGTGGAACAAATCGCAGGCGATCCAACAAGTGATTTCCCTTAAAGCTCTCCTTGAACCTTGCGACGACGACGACGTTTCCGCCACTCATAACCTTCGGAGGAGGGTTGTTCCTCCTCAATCGCAACCCGGCCAC GGGACTTCGAATTCGGTTGATTCGGTTGAGGAACCAAGTCCGGATGTCCAGGTTTCGGTATCGGCGGAAGAGCCACATGGGAGAATGGATCCTCCGAAATTGGGTCCTTCAGGAGAGCTACCCTGTGTCGACACTGATAACAATGCCATTAGTCCAAg GAGTCCATGTGCAACAAATGGAGCAGTGGGTCAAATGACAATTTTCTACTGTGGCAAGGTGAACGTGTATGAGGGAGTGCCCCCTGATAAG GCACAGGCAATCATGAACCTAGCAGCAAGTCCAGTTCATTTGCCTCAGGATGATACAATTGGTAGACCTGGAGGTCTTTGGTCCTTTCCATACCATTTACCAGCACCAAATGATAAAGATCACCTTATTCCTCCTAGTACCACAATCTCGCAGATGATGCAAACGG AGAAGATGACAGAATATTCTCAGCAGTATAGGGAGAAAGGGAACATTACTCGTGACCCTG ATGTAGAGGGTCAGGCAAACCGAAAAGTCTCGCTGCAGAGATATCTTGAAAAGCGGAAAGACAG ATTAAAGAGCAAGAAAAGTACAGGACTGCCTTCTTCAAGCTTGGAGATGTATTTGAACCATCAAGTGAGGACAAACACCCCAAATGGAAATTCAAGCCGGAGTAGCACTAGCTCTCCACCCCAGCACGGACTACCACCAGCCTTGAGTAACTCTAGCAACAATCAGCCAAAGAGTGCTGGTCTTGCTGTTGATCTCAATGACAAAG ATGCTCAAGAATGCTGA